The following DNA comes from Mugil cephalus isolate CIBA_MC_2020 chromosome 6, CIBA_Mcephalus_1.1, whole genome shotgun sequence.
AAGTGTCGTCCATTTACAACAAGCCAAAAAAGGCGCGTAATAAGCGAGGGATCTATttagaataaaaggaaatgtttgTACTGTATCAAGAAACTTCCGTGAACTATGTATCATGAAACCCAATCCAAATCTACAGACTATTTTGGTATCAGCCGAATGTTGTACACGAGCACAAGTCAGGTTGTCAGAAGGGGAATGGCCTGGGAGATAGCCAGGATGATTTTGATGTGTGATTTACCAGAGAAGCAGAATTTGATCCATCACTGCGGTGTAGTATCACATAAAACCTTGAAGCATTGGTGATCTTTAAGTTGGATGCTTTCTGTTGCATGTTGTAAAGTAAAGCCTTGGTTGAGATGCACAGTGACACTAGCTGCTCTCTTGGCAGGTTTACAGGCCAACTGACCGCCAGTGATCCCCTCCAGACTCTCTTCCAGCTGCTCTCTGGGAGAATCCCTACTGTAGCGACGGTAAATAATCAAGATTAGAGAAGTCTCACAAGCGACAACCTAGAACActttttatgaattaataaaatgtttcatatctTATTAGctgatattatttttaatagtgTAACGTTCTGTGCTCAGTGCTGCGGAAATGAAAAATGGGGAGACTGGAGGCCCCATCTGGCTGTTATGATCTCCAATGAGACGGGAGATCCAGCCGTCCAACAGAAGGCCATTGTCACCATGGGAGACACACTCGGTATAGATAGTCTGATTGACTGGCAGGTTGTCACGTGCACGCATGCAAGCTGAGGTTTTGTGTTGCGCTtccctgcagcctccagagGCCTCGTACACGCCGCCCATGTGTGCTACTTGACAGCCAGCGTTCCCTTTGGGGTGTTCACGCAGAAGGCAGAGAGACTGGTGCTTCTAGGCAGCAGCCAAAGGTGAGCTGCTCATGCCGCTTACCGATGCTCATCAGCCAAACTGCTGTTCAGACGGTCGTATTTCCATTTCTTGGAAGACTGTCTGAAGGACATGTCTCATAACTCTCCGTATGTATTACTCCACACATATTTGCTGTAGCGTTAGGTTGCGACTGAATCAAGATCTTCTCTCCTCTAGGCAACCTTTTAAACACTTTGCCACAAACTCTGCCATCCAGTGCACCGAGTTATATGAGTACAGCCAGATGCTCCAGGGCAAATGCTTTTCAATACCATCCTTTCAGGTAGGTTCCTCTTAAATTAGATCTCACTTCATTTAACGAGGGCTGTTGGTGTGTATTTCTAATCTAGTTAGGCTAAAATGAATCGTAtggtgttgtttgtttctgcactgTGGCCAGGTGTATAAGTTCCTGTATGCCAGTCGGCTGTTGGACTGTGGCCTTTCATCACAGGCTTTCCATTACTGTGAGGTGATAGGAAAGGCCGTCCTCCGGCAGAGGGAGCCATTCTTTGTGCTGACCGACGAGATTATTAAGGTATAAATAATTGTTACGCCTTGCACACCCGTCTGAACCGTCTCCCTGGACATACTATACcgtgtgcctttttttttcctgcagttgtcagacagactgaaacacacagagggtCAGTTCAGTGAACCAGGACTAAGCGGAAACGTGTTGGAACCCGACTGGCTAAAACACCTGCGAGCGAGGCTCCACAGTTTACAGGTGATCAGCTACTTCAGCCCTTACATTACACTCTACCCACAATATATCAGAGAGGTCGCCGCGTTGTACAAGTAGAaattcagtctgtgtgtgtttgtgtgtgtgtgtgtgtgtgtgtgtgtgtgtgtgtgtgtgtgtgtgtgtgtgtgttagtcacGTCCTGATTGGTGCATTGGTTGGTTGATATGCTGCTTTGAAGCAGACCGAAATATCACATCAAGTACTGGGTGGAAATTTCCGTGGTTCCATTCATGATAGCGAATGCTGACctgttttccttgttttgtgCCATGATGTGGACATTTGTGGTTTAGAGTTATTAGACATCCACATCAGAGTGAAACATAATAAATTAGTAGCTAGTAGCTAGTATACAGTATCCTGTTAACATGCTGACATAAGATAAAACAATCCTTTAACTTATGCATGTTAGCATGATCATCATTACAATGCTCATATTAGCATTTTGCTGAAAGCATCACTGTATAGCTGCCAGCTCATAGTACATGTTAATCTTTGTTGGACTATAAAACTACTGTATGTAACTATACTGATGTTAACCTGTACTCTTTGTTTTGCCCAGACGGGGAGTTATGACTGTACTGAAACACACCATGAGGATAGTTTTTTAGCACACGAAGACAGCAAAGTGTGCTCAGGTAAATTTTTTCTCACCTCATTACTTTAAATTACGCACTGTGCCTTATTTCTTGTACAAAAAGAAATCTTCTTTTTTCCAAACAGAATCTGATTTGGATGATCTACGCCATGGCATCCGGAGTCCAGAGCCTGAACTCCTTTACTACAGGCGCCCTGAGGACCAAGAAATCCTGATGCACCAAACTGaaggcaaaacagaggaagtGACAGCAATGACGTGGGGAGGAGTCGGAGGAGCTCAGGACTGGTACAAAATGTGTAGCAGCGTGCTATATTCACAGCTGTCAACCACACAGATGTAAACCCTTAATTAGCCCGTGGAATCCAGTCTTGGCCCTGTTATGTCACTGTTCTCTCTTTCCTGCTCTGTCTAGGCAACAGGCCAGTTCTCTCCCAATGCCAGTAACGGTGGTCTATCCTGCTCCAGTGGTAGAGAGCCAAACGTTCAGTTATCATAACACAGATAGTGCTGAGGTTAGGAGTGCCTCACTACATTGTCCTCCGAGTTATTTGCCATCAACAGCTGAGGGTGAGAATCTAATGTTAGATAGCATCCATGCCTTTCACTATTCAAATATTTACTATGGCCTTTGGGGGGGGTCAGCTTCTGtttgatattttcattttattacttcCACAGAGTCTGGGTTATCCCCTGAAGCAGAGGCGGTGAgaagtgttatttatttctgtggcgATAAAACAAAGCAAGCAGCAGGCTCGGCTTGATGCGATCACGTCGGAAAAATTTCATTGAACACATCTATAGAGCACTGGTTtctacataaaaagaaaaaaaaaatgttacctTGATGCCTGCTGATGTCCGTATTTGCCTTTGAAGATGGATAATAGGATGCTGGGGGTGGACATCAGCGAAAACGGACAAAGCCAGCAGATAATCCCTCGAGGTTTAGAGGCCCCAGAGCAGACCAATGAGGCCCCTGTACAGGTTGGTGGGGTCCAGGCAATGCTGACACCTATTGAACCACATTTGACTCTTTTCAGAGATCAGGGGAAATTTGCCTTGGGCATCCAAAACAAGACAGTTGATGTACATTGAGACCTCAGTTAACACACAGTTACACCCAGATCTATATATACTAACATGCATACTAAGATTACAGCACCATGTCTCACATCCAAATGTTgttcaaatgcacaaatgcacatgcacaaaaattGCTTAAGAATCAAATACTATGTTTTTACACACATCAAACTTCAGCcttttcaacactttttttgtgtgtgtgacatgcaGAATGCCAAGAAAGGATGGTTCAGTGGCTGGTTCAAATCAAAACCCAAAGACGTCCAAAAGGAGAATTCAGAGAATCGGGGCCCACCTCAGACGGTAAGATTCAAAGTTTACACTATACCTTTCAGTTATAATGCCAGTTTCCATTTGGTGATATacatttgtgcctttttttagGAGCTATCGCACACTACTAgcttctgtcctcctcccccacctgcTGTTATTCCTCCGTCCACGCTTCCAAGCCAGCCTTCCTCTGCAGGGATAAATCCCTTTTCAAGGAAAGCAGGTGAGACATATGTGATGATTTACATGTCATTAGCGTAACAGCAAAATtccctaagtcatatttgaatgtttccagaaacaagaaaaaacacagtttttaaatcaacttatttataaagcacatttaaaaaccaccaaggttgaccaaagtgctCTACAATTCGATGATCACACAATTACAAACAAGGTGCAGAACAAAATAACCATGGCAGGCACAGCCAGGAAAGTCAAGACAAAACATGTCGGAGATGACACCTGAGACTAATTAAGGACACTTGAAGGCCTGGGAGAACATAAAAGGTTTAAGATTGGCCCTGAAGGTTGGGGGGCAGGGAGCATCTGAGCGCAAAGGGTAAGCTGTTCCACAGCTTTGGGATGGCTAAGGCGAAGGCACGATCACTCTTTCCTCATAGCCTAGACCGGGAGATGGTCAGGAGCAGCTGATTTGAAGATCTAAGAGGTCTTGGGTTTGAGAGGGGGGAGAGTAGGTCGGGGGGCTAGGCCATGTAgtgcttgaaaaacaaatacatgaaccTTAAACTCTGTCCTGTGTTTgacagggagccagtgaagggaTGCTAGTATTGGTATTATATGCTCTAGTGCCTGTGTCTAGTCAGCAATCTGGCAGCAGAATTCTGGACCAACTGCAAGCGGGATAGAGATGTCTGGCTGATACCTAAGTAGCACGGGTTGCAATAATCCAATATGGAGGTAATCAAGGCGTTGGTAACTGTTTTAAGGTCAGAGAGGGACAGAACTAATTTCAGTTTAGCAATATTTCGtagttggaaaaaaacaacttttcaccacagaatttatttgtttatcgaATTGTAAATCTTGATTAAAGATCACCCCATGGCATACCATGGCatgcacattggtatttttattgacattggTAACCGTAAGTCAAAAAATAACCTAGGCAATAACGCTATAGGCTAATGATATGCTCTTGACCCCAACGTCACTGTTGATCAGTTATCACTATTTCAAAATAGATCTCAACAATGCAAGTCGTAATGGTGCCGTTGTCCGCTCTTATGTTATGTCCCGAGGTCATTGACCCTTCAGGAGGTGCTGAAATTTAAAACACTGTGGTATCTTGGCTTCCTCTGTTGACATTTTACTGTAGTTCAACTATGCAAATGTAATAGTTTTCCATAAATATCCATGTCTTCTGCTCAGGCCAACAGCTGGGGTAAATCGAGGTCATTCACCTGTAACACAGGTAAACTAAGACCACATTTGTACcattctgaatattttttaaaggatttcacttttaaatgttttatttgcaggATCTCTGGTGCCACTAAAGCACAGCTGTAGCTGTGAGTGGATGCCCACCACTGATAGTGTTTGGTTGTCTAATGATTACATCCCATTGCTTGGAGGGACACGATGTGCCCAAATGGCATTTTTAGAGATGCCATTTCTACAGTTTGCCTACCACCATCTTGCATATTACATACAAAAATACTCCGTATGGACAGCAATAACAACTCATATTGCAGCAACTAACAGCTGAGGTATGCTTCCACGAAAGTGTGCAAGGTATATCTGGAAATAGCATTTTTGACCCCAGTCAGCCTTTATATATGAAGGATCTGAGACTTGGGACTAAATGTGCCAGTAACACTGTGGCAAGTTCTAGTGTGGCAATCTCATTGTGTTATCTTTTAAGATGCAATGTATTAGCACTAAACATTGGATACAGTTCATTGCTGTTGTAATTTATCAAACCTCAGAAGAGTTGCCTTTAATCTTCCAGGCTGAATAAGCAGAATTTGTTGCCTTGCAAGGCTAGCAAATTATTATATAGTAATATTAGTTTTAATTATACATGGCACATGTGCTGAAAAGTTATCTGAAATAGTGTGTTGTCAGTTGTCGTGCTGCCCAGATAGCCACATGATGGGAAAGACCTCTGCCAGGCAAACAGCCAACACTTCAACTCTTCAACCTTGCCCCAGTCAGCAGACAGGAAAAGGACTTAACTGTTTCTGATTTTTGCAATGCCTTCATATGAGAAGTAATACAGCTAGCAAATGAACTATTGCCAGCCCACTGGGCTACTTAAAATGTATATAAGACACGCATTGAAATTCTCTTGGAATTAATTTTAgaaccacttttttttattactgtcacCTTGTAAAGAAGTTCAGATGTAAGCCTGACACCTTTCCTTAAGCCATATGGCCTTGTCCTAGTAAGTATTAATTTCAGTATGTTTTTGTATATCTGTATCAGcacaataaatgtattaattgcCAGTTCATCATTGAATTTGTACCTTAAAGTATTCTGATGTGTATGTAAAAGTTGTAGCCACAGTTTTCATATGGCTGTTTCCATTAGAAATAATagtcacatgtcacatgttgAATGCTTTGCGCCCAGAGATTGCTGGGATTACTAACAGTGGCGGTCACTTAATGTAGAGCAAGTGACAACACAGCAGGTGCTGTCTCCTTTTACGTTTAGTCTGCAGAAGCCAAGTGTGAGTGGGACACACTTGACCAGTGCTCTGTACACACAGAGCACGCATATCACTGCTTTTGGACTTGCCAATATTGTGTCACAGCATAAACACAGTCGGAATGGATAGATTTATGAAAACCCGTTTCGAACTGCAGCCACACAAAAagttaaatgtgattaaagATAATGAGCTTCGCTTCCGTTTTTTGCTGCTGCTTACATTTGCTGCTGCTTTACATGACTCTTCAGAAGGCAAGCATTTGGTAGAAATCTTTTAATGGGATTCAcattcacagtaaaatagtcacGCCTCAGGTTTGTCATAACACAAAAAGAACCAAACGTTATCACATGAGTTGGCAGCTTCCCTGAACCACTGGTCTATTTATATGGTCACAGTTGTGTTTCTCAGGAGCAGCAGTGGAAAGTACAGATACTTTCTGCTGCTTCTATTTGCTACAATTCAGAGGTAAACACTGTACTATGTACCCAGCTTCACTCGTTGCAGATTAAGAAAAAAGTGTGTtccacaaaaatcaaaaaacaaatccacaatATATAACACTCTATTGATCCCAGATGGGAAAACATCAAATGGCACCAACTTTACCACCTGAGGCATCAAAGTCATAAACACatcaatgcaacaaaaaaaaaaacattcatacaTTCTGCAGAATGAGTACTTTTCGTAGGCTACTTTaagtatgttttcatttcagtggtTACATTTGTACTTATACTTTAAATAGAACATCATTAGCACACACCAGTCAAAGTCATACATTCAGAATAACACTTAGTAAAAGAGTATAGTTGctcctgggagccctgaccggCCTGTGCTCGAAATGCCTTGAATCATTTCCTGTCTCAATCCCTCGAACTGCGCTCTATCGCTCCGACTTGCgtcataccaccttcccagactcttcactggcttctttAGCACTGTCACCTCCTGTttatcacctcctcatttatgacaaacttcctatctactacctttcctttaacaactgaggtactcctagacttacttggcttcattttcatcctagcccactgcaagttgctgtttaagcagtctgctagtacatggagcagttgagGTCACAGTCGTCAAGTCATCCGTGTAGGTCCTAATTAGGGggagcttttctccacctaccacccatttcgaAGCCCTAATAGTCACCACCATTGCCATTGTAAATGGCATGAtgcctacctccagctgctgccatgctgtatTGTGCTCTGCTGTGATAAACCAGAGTTGTATATCTGCAAAATACGCTTTGATTAGGCCTTTGATACAGCCTgggactctaaaaaaaaaaaaatcaaaaacttcCCATAACAAGCAGCATTTGTATTATCAATTTTAAAAGGGCCGACTGCTATTTTAACAAGTTTAATTTCACGTCGTTAAAACTATCGGCTTCAGTGTCAGTGCTGAGGTGGGGTTAATTTTTGCCCCGCAACATTCTCATGGGAACCCAGTACCATGGTGAAAGAGGGTGTGCATTTTACAACTCATGACGTAAagttattataaataaatacagtaacaTACATACAACTGGTGCCCTCTGACCTTGAATGGGTCCAAGATGTCTGGTATCTGAAGTGAACAAAGTACAGAACTGCATTTAGATATGTGAAGACAAATGTAATTACTTCTAGTCCAGGGATAGATGTGTGTAGCACCTGGTCCTGGACTGGCTCAGACACTCGTCTCCCCATGATTCAACACATGCTGTGCAAGCTTTGCGGCACACAGGAAGGATTTGTCACATTCCACACAGACAAAGATCCTCTCAGCACAGGCCTGCTCCTGGTGAAGCTTCAGTTTTGCTGGATGGCTAAAGTTCTTGCTGCACCCTGTGCAACTGTGGGGTTTCTCTTTATTGTGGATGAACTGGTGGCGAACGAGGCGAGAAGCCATGACAAATGCTACACCACACTCGGCACACTTATAAGGCCGCACTCCGCTGTGAATGGCCTCGTGTTCGGTCAGGTTGGAGGACTTTGTGAAACACTTGGAGCACACAGAGCAGACATACGGACGCACCCCTGTGTGAATTTTCTGGTGCTCCGCCATACGACTGGCCAGGGCAAATGCCTTTCCACAGTCGGGGCAGGAGAAGGGCCTTTCTCCCAGATGCTTTCGCTCATGACGCTTTAGGGAGAGGGGTTTATTGAAGGTCTTGCCACACTGCGTGCATGGGAAGGGCTTGTCATTGGTGTGCATGTTCCGCTCATGCTTTCGCAGGTCAGAGGAGCGAATGAAATCCTTGCCACAAGTGTCACAGGTGTAGGGCTTTTCACCAGTGTGTGTCCGGATATGCTTGCGGTAATCTGAGGACCATATGTAGGTTTTGACACAGAAAGGGCAGTGGTATGGTCTTTCGCCTGTGTGGAGGCGCTTGTGCTGCTGCAGCGTGCCTTGGTGAGAGTAAGCTTTGCCACATACATCACACACATGGGGCTTGAGGCCAGTGTGAGTCTGTAAGTGACTCTGCAGGTTGCAAAACTTCTTGAAAGCCCACGGGCAGTGTGTGCACTTGTAGGGACGGTGCTCTGTGTCAACTTCAGTACGTTTTTTCATTGCTGCTAAAAGACGAGGAATCTTATcatctttgcattttttaagtAATTTCTTAACAGGAGGACTATTTACATTCTTTTTGTTGGTCTTAGTCCCACCTCCACTTGGGGAGTATTCCTTAATATTGAGCTCTTTGAGCTTAGATGTCTTCTGTTTGGAGACATCACTTTGTCTCTTGAGGTATTTAAAGCAATTTGTTTCCTTCTGTTGCACAACATCCAGGGGCACTTCATTGTGCTCATGCATTTTATTGGTCTCAGTATATTTTGTGCATTGTAACACTTCCCTGTCACTGTCTTGGTCATCATtgatttctgcttcttcttctgctgaaaGCTCACTAAACTTCTCAACCAGAGACCAGTTTGGTGTCTGGGGGTTCAGATAAAGGATTCCAGTGTCAGTGTTCTCTGAATGTGGATCCACACTTACACAAATACTGCCAAATGAAGAGTCAGCCTTAACACTGTGAGTGTTTCTTAGGATATGTGGATCTGGGGAGAAATAATCGGCACAGTGTCTTccttgatgttttcttttacttcccTTTTCAAGAACTTTCTTGTTAGACATCTGCAGGATGACAGAATTGATTTCGTCACagtattttacacacacacgtgcatgtaAGTGATGCCATAAAGACCCTCTTGGGATTAGTTTGCTCCTGCATGCATCAGTATCTTGAGACTATCCTACAGATGTCCTTGCACCTGCCGTATGACAcgagcatttaaaaaaaatcaacaaatgccCCCCTTAGAGTTATAGCTTCCgtttaaaaataattactttaacactgactgaaaacattttaaagactGACTTACCTTGCGGTCTCCTTCCGAACACATCAGGTCGAGAGGATGCCAGGGAAACATACCAGCCCCTGGTTTTAGTATAACTCTCCGGGAGATGTCCAATGTCGTTAACGGGCGGAGTTTGGCTGCAGTCGTCTCTGGGTCAGCACCCAGCGTGCAAATCAGCAAACAGCAATGACTTCTTCACAGCGGGTCTCAGCTTGCCTTCCACTCACTAGCCTCACCACTTGTATAATAATAACCTGCTTAGTAAGTAGTGCAGTCAGTTTCAGAGAGATCTTCAAATTCTCCTTTAGGTGTAGCAAAACATTGCCCGATGACACTGGattgagacatttatgatgactTTTAGAGCACTTGCACTTAGCCGTCATAATGCCAGACTAACAAAGCAAGCGTATATGAAACAGACTTTTAAAGTACAAGTGCTTCGAAAAGGGTGGTGGTAGTTTTACGTAACTGTGAATATTTAGTCTTTGAGAACTTCCGCCATGTTTAGTGTAGCGGGTTGGCTGTGCGTGCAGTACATATGTTTGTGGGATTTATGAGTTCACGCCACACGGCACAGAATggattaaaaaattaaatgaactaAACGTTTACTGGTAAAAACTACTGTGTCACTATTTGGCAcaataatgtaattaaataatacaaagagacaaaagagactAATCAAGAATAAAGACATTTACCAATGCAAATAAACATGTACCTATAAAATAATCACTCAGTTAAATTAGAGAAAACCACTGCACGCCAAGTGCATTTGTGAATTTTCCTATGAAAATGCTATGACAATTAAAAAGGTCATTCCGCTGTACAAAACTGGAAGCAAACAACTTTACTAACTAGACCTGTCTCAGTTCTACTGCAATTGTCAAAAATATTGGAAAAGCTTTTTAACAGTAGAATGGACgcatttttgaaaataataataataataataatctgaaagTCAGGATGCAATTAgacaacagaaaacatgcaaTATGAGTATTCATCCATCTCAAAAACGCGTTTGATACAATTAACCATAACATACTGTtcaataaactggaaaaaatgtggGATAATGGGACTGACGTTAGACTGGGTAAAGAGTTATTTGGAAGGACAGAAACAGTTTGTAAAGTTGGGTAATCACTGCTCTGGATATTAGGACATTGCTTGTGGTGTCCCCCAGGGGTCAGTATTGGGCCCCAAATTGTTTATACTTCATATTAATGACATGCATGAAGTATCTAGGAAATtgtgttaattatttaaacacagaccgAAAACATTTTAGAGAGCGCCTTACCCTGTGGTCTCTTTCCGAACACATCAGGTCGAGAGGATGCCAGGGAAACATACCAGCCCCTGGTTTTAGTATAACTCTATGGGAGATGTCCAATAGTTAACGGGCGGAGTTTGGCTGCAGTCGTCTCTGGGTCAGCACCAAGCGTGCAAGTCAGCAACAGCAGTGACTTCCTCACAGCGGGTCTCGGCTTTCCTTCCACTCACTAGCCTCACCACTTGTATAATAATAACCTGCTGAGTAAGTAGTGCAGTCAGTTTCAGAGAGATCTTCAAATTCGCCTTTAGGTGAAGCAAAACATTGCTCGATGATACTGGATTCAAACATTTGTGATGATTTTTAGAGCACTTGCAGTTAGCCGTCATAATGTCATGGGACTGGCTTTAGACTGAGTAAAGGGTTATTTGAAAGGACGGTAACAGTTTGTAAAGTTGGGTAATCACTCCTCTGGATATTTGGATATTGCTTGCGGTGTCCCCCAGGGGTCAGTATTAGGTCCCAAATTGTTTATACTTCATATTAATGACATGCATGAAGTATCTAGGTGGTTAAAATTGGTCAATTTCGTAGATGACACTGTGTTAATTACTTTAACacagactgaaaacattttacagagCGACTTACCCTGTGGTCTCCTTCCGAACACATCAGGTCGAGAGGATGCCAGGGAAATATACCAGATCCCGGTTTTAGTATAACTCTGTGGGAGATGTCCAATAGTTAACGGGCGGAGTTTGGCGGATCGTCTCTGGGTCAGCACCTAGCGTGCAAGTCAGCAACAGCAATGACTTCTTCACAGCCGGTCTCAACTTTCCTTCCACTCACTAGCCTCACCACTTGTATAATAACAACCTGCTGAGTAAGTAGTGCAGCCAGTTTCAGAGAGATTTTTAAAGTCCCATTTAGGTGTAGCAAAACATTGCTCGATGATACTGGATTTAGTCATTTATGATAACTTTAAGAGCACTTGCACTTAGCCGTCACAATGCCAGACTAACAAAACAAGCGTTTATGAAACGGACTTTTAAAGTACCATTGCTTCGAAAAGTGTGGCGGTAGTTATACGTAACTGTGATTATTTAGTCTTTGAGAACTTCCGCCATGTTTAGTGTAGCGGGTTGGCCGTGCGTGTGGTACATATGTTCGTGGGGTTTATAAGTTCACGCCACGCGGCacagaatgaattaaaaaaattaaatgtgctaAACATTTACTGGGAAAAACTACTGTCTTACTATTTGGCAcaataatgtaattaaataagacaaagagacaaaagaataaaaacatttacaaatgcaAAACATGTACCTACAAAATAATCACTCAGTTAAATAAGAGAAAACCACTGCACGCCAAGTGCATTTGTGAATTTTCCTATGAAAATGCTATGAAAATTAAAAAGGTCATTCCGCTGCACAAAACTGGAAGCAAACACAACTTTACTAACTAGACCTGCCTCACTACTACCGCAATTGTCAAAAATATTGGAAAATCTTTTTAACAGTAGAATAGATGCAATTttgataatgataacaataataatactactaatactactactaataataacaataataataataataatatgaaagtCAGTATGGGTATAGGAATAACAGATCAACATTACAGGCAATAATGGAATCACTTGAGGAAATCATAGGTGCAATTAgacaacagaaaacatgcaaTATGAGTATCCATCCATCTCAAAAA
Coding sequences within:
- the sec16b gene encoding protein transport protein Sec16B, which translates into the protein MDHRGQQWANSGPHSHRAKDREGYSRHSQHEREQSYPAPDPRERDRRWGHPDPRYRAHFTSPPEQFPYNAQQYPYGYRRPEYQRPQSRLGYDYPPHSQWEYRDSYGYYDYYRGQHGRQQDAAQWGHQDSWRADQYQERNPTQEHPAGGGYTEEYRYDKGRDTSQHHFNDYEDIPSRDNEEISSYYLGTLESSKNSGLSSSSYELSQYMNGAEHTDSVPQFVNATDGDCEPLPQVSAPLKYSIPHAVVSFGPAGQLIRVTPGLSAQENVSQLEIHSLEVILSETQEQQEMRTFPGPLTREDLHKVDAMEFAHQRAGVCMRDGKLHDKTSAALLWNLLILVCRQNGQIVGSDIAELLMQGSHSDGSWDSGAPTLIDFNDDTNAEAPPCRGDDLLTGNWSSFGRESSEKALQSYTQLLLAGRKKEALESAMTSGLWGHALFLASKMDNRSYTTVLNRFTGQLTASDPLQTLFQLLSGRIPTVATCCGNEKWGDWRPHLAVMISNETGDPAVQQKAIVTMGDTLASRGLVHAAHVCYLTASVPFGVFTQKAERLVLLGSSQRQPFKHFATNSAIQCTELYEYSQMLQGKCFSIPSFQVYKFLYASRLLDCGLSSQAFHYCEVIGKAVLRQREPFFVLTDEIIKLSDRLKHTEGQFSEPGLSGNVLEPDWLKHLRARLHSLQTGSYDCTETHHEDSFLAHEDSKVCSESDLDDLRHGIRSPEPELLYYRRPEDQEILMHQTEGKTEEVTAMTWGGVGGAQDWQQASSLPMPVTVVYPAPVVESQTFSYHNTDSAEVRSASLHCPPSYLPSTAEESGLSPEAEAMDNRMLGVDISENGQSQQIIPRGLEAPEQTNEAPVQNAKKGWFSGWFKSKPKDVQKENSENRGPPQTELSHTTSFCPPPPPAVIPPSTLPSQPSSAGINPFSRKAGQQLG
- the znf648 gene encoding zinc finger protein 648; protein product: MFPWHPLDLMCSEGDRKMSNKKVLEKGSKRKHQGRHCADYFSPDPHILRNTHSVKADSSFGSICVSVDPHSENTDTGILYLNPQTPNWSLVEKFSELSAEEEAEINDDQDSDREVLQCTKYTETNKMHEHNEVPLDVVQQKETNCFKYLKRQSDVSKQKTSKLKELNIKEYSPSGGGTKTNKKNVNSPPVKKLLKKCKDDKIPRLLAAMKKRTEVDTEHRPYKCTHCPWAFKKFCNLQSHLQTHTGLKPHVCDVCGKAYSHQGTLQQHKRLHTGERPYHCPFCVKTYIWSSDYRKHIRTHTGEKPYTCDTCGKDFIRSSDLRKHERNMHTNDKPFPCTQCGKTFNKPLSLKRHERKHLGERPFSCPDCGKAFALASRMAEHQKIHTGVRPYVCSVCSKCFTKSSNLTEHEAIHSGVRPYKCAECGVAFVMASRLVRHQFIHNKEKPHSCTGCSKNFSHPAKLKLHQEQACAERIFVCVECDKSFLCAAKLAQHVLNHGETSV